Sequence from the Methanosarcina siciliae T4/M genome:
GTACGCTTGTTAATTCTGGCGAAGTAACGGTCACAATTAAAGGGGAAGGAAGTTATGTACGTGACCTCCTGCTCCTCCCTGTTTATTCCACAATATTGATGGAAGGAGAGAATAATTCCAGCACCTCCATACCGGTGAGTAATAATTCAGATTCTGATATCAACTCAGATGACGAGAACTCGAGCGATATTAATGTAAGTTTCCCTGAAGGCACAGAAATAACCGGCTCTACCTTTTCGACCGGCTATTATCTGCTTGCTGCCCTTGCACTGTCTCTCCTTTTAGCTGCCGGCTACAGTTTCCAGAAACATAGAAACGTAGAGAAAAAAGAACCAGAAAAAGAGAAATCGGGAAAAAGTCAACTGGAAGCAAATAAACTAAAGAAAAACAGACTTCAGGAAGGAAAAGCTGTGCATGAAACAGCAGTATCCGAAGCAGAAAAACTCTCTGCACCCGAGAGTATGCCCACCTTTTCAGCAAAGCTTCCTGATGAAAGAGTTACACCGTCAATCGAAAAGAAAATCCAGGCAAACCCCTCAGAAACCCGGCTTCCTGAAGAGACGGACTTTGAATTGAAGGAAAAGGAAAAAGAGACAGAAAGCAAAGCAGAGCCGTCCAGAACTGAAATAAAACCTGCAGAACTTGAACCTGAAGCAGAGGAAGGCCGGAAAAAGGCTTCGGAAGAACCATCTCCTGAAGAGTCTCCTGAGGGACCGGAAAAGGTGCCTGAACCCGCAAAACTGCCCGAACCGGAAGCCCCTGCTGTCAAAAAGAACCTTCCTCTCCCTGCGGACCTCCAGGAAATCATGGACATCATCAGGGGCCAGGGAGGCAGGATCACACAGAAAGATCTCCGCAGTAAATTAAGATATTCCGAAGGGAAAGTCAGCCTCATGCTTGCAGATCTGGAAAGAAGAGAGCTGATAGAAAAGTTCAAGCGGGGACGTGGAAATGTTGTGATCATCAGGGACGAGGAGAGATAAGTTTCTCATATCTCTAGCTTCCCATATCCCCTGATTCCCACATCTCTCACTACTTTTTTCATATCTGTATATTGGGTTACTCCAGATTAGTCGATAGCAGTATGTTTTGCCTCAATGATCTCATCAGCTTTTATTTCTTTGTTTCTTCTGAAACATTTCTTTGTGTTTAACACTAACCAGCCCCAGTGCAGTACAAAGTGGGCAATAAAGAAGACCAGCATCAGAATCCCAATCTTCTCATGGATAAACTTCCAGAAATGGGACGTTCCATGTCCGTCGATAAACAATAAAAGACCTGAATAGCCAACCAGCACAAATTGTCCGAGTAAGGCAAGGTCCACGACGTAGTTAATTTTTGTTCGACTCATTCTTTTACTCCATTGTATCTACATCTTTGTAACTTCTACATTTCTATGTAATTTCCCATATTCTTCGCATAATCAATTACAGCCACGCTGTTAAACTCAGCTTACCGCTTTACATCCCTCTAATTGCCAGAAAAAGAGAAAAAGATACTTGCAAAAAAAGAGTTCAAAAAGAAATTAATTTTCATTTTTTGACTTTATTAAGAATATAAATCAAATTTAATTCTTGATTCTTACTTTTAAATCTTAAATTAGTTGTTTTAAGCCCTATTTTTAGGAATCACAAAAGGCATGAGTTTTTATAATTATATTATATACAAGGAAATTGATTAATTGATTGCATAGTCCATGAAGAAAATTTCAGTTTTCTCACCCCGCCCCGCGCTTAACCTCTGCCAGCCTGCCAGTCAGGTAAAAGAATAAGCTGCAAATAAGTGCTTCAAGTAAGAGAAACGATATACTGAATAAATGTCCCCCGGTTCAAGGGAATATTTTTCCTTAACCCCGGAAACTACATTTCAATTTACATGTAAACATCAACACCTCCACCAACTTCTGGCGCCCCCTCACAAAAAGCATAAAAGGCAAAAGATTTTCAGAAGAATTTCAAACAATTTTTTTAACTTTACTCGACCCTCAGTGCGCAAATAGTAGAGGAGATCAATTTATGTTTGGGGCTCAAGAGAAGAATA
This genomic interval carries:
- a CDS encoding helix-turn-helix transcriptional regulator, yielding MNLKVYIICVATAVLFAVPVLADNTATIHGEVYSWDTFEPLENAVVEVNSTPSQSMVAKYGVYYFELDPGDYLIKASYYENSTLVNSGEVTVTIKGEGSYVRDLLLLPVYSTILMEGENNSSTSIPVSNNSDSDINSDDENSSDINVSFPEGTEITGSTFSTGYYLLAALALSLLLAAGYSFQKHRNVEKKEPEKEKSGKSQLEANKLKKNRLQEGKAVHETAVSEAEKLSAPESMPTFSAKLPDERVTPSIEKKIQANPSETRLPEETDFELKEKEKETESKAEPSRTEIKPAELEPEAEEGRKKASEEPSPEESPEGPEKVPEPAKLPEPEAPAVKKNLPLPADLQEIMDIIRGQGGRITQKDLRSKLRYSEGKVSLMLADLERRELIEKFKRGRGNVVIIRDEER
- a CDS encoding DUF4405 domain-containing protein, encoding MSRTKINYVVDLALLGQFVLVGYSGLLLFIDGHGTSHFWKFIHEKIGILMLVFFIAHFVLHWGWLVLNTKKCFRRNKEIKADEIIEAKHTAID